From a region of the Streptomyces tirandamycinicus genome:
- a CDS encoding DUF397 domain-containing protein has product MHDVYNGMAATELHGVVWQKSKHSNSQGSCVEFAQLPGGNVAVRNSRFPEGPALVYTPAEIRAMLLGVKDGEFDHLAGG; this is encoded by the coding sequence GTGCACGACGTGTACAACGGCATGGCGGCGACAGAGCTTCACGGGGTCGTCTGGCAGAAGAGCAAGCACAGCAACTCTCAGGGATCGTGCGTGGAGTTCGCGCAACTGCCCGGCGGCAACGTCGCGGTGCGCAACTCGCGCTTTCCCGAGGGGCCGGCGCTCGTCTACACGCCGGCCGAGATCCGGGCCATGCTGCTGGGGGTGAAGGACGGCGAGTTCGACCACCTCGCCGGCGGCTGA
- the rpmG gene encoding 50S ribosomal protein L33, whose translation MARNELRPIIKLRSTAGTGYTYVTRKNRRNDPDRLTLRKYDPVAGRHVDFREER comes from the coding sequence ATGGCCCGCAACGAACTACGCCCGATCATCAAGCTCCGCTCCACCGCGGGGACCGGCTACACCTACGTCACCCGCAAGAACCGCCGTAACGACCCCGACCGCCTGACCCTGCGCAAGTACGACCCGGTCGCCGGCCGCCACGTCGACTTCCGCGAAGAGCGCTGA
- a CDS encoding aldehyde dehydrogenase family protein, protein MSSSFFSELALQYIDGEWRPGSGSWDIIDFNPYNEEKLASITVATAREVDQAYRAAERAQKEWAGTNPYARRSVFERALRIIEDREDEIAEAIVAELGGTRLKAAFELHLAKEFLREAIQLALRPEGRILPSPVDGKENRVYRLPVGVVGVISPFNFPFLLSIKSVAPALALGNAVVLKPHQNTPICGGSLVAKVFEDAGLPAGLLNVVITDIAEIGDALIEHPVPKVISFTGSDRVGRHVATVCAANFKHAVLELGGNSAFIVLDDADIDYAVDAAVFSRYVHQGQVCMAANRILVDRRVEKEFTEKLVAKVRTLKVGDPADPGTHIGPLINSLQAEAVSSLVEQSVEAGATALLRGRTEGNVVSPSVLTGLPADSPVLSQEIFGPVVLLIPFEGEDEAVRIANDTPYGLSGAVHTGDIERGVALAQRIHTGMIHINDSTVHDEPIVPFGGEKSSGIGRLNGEAMVEVFTTQKWISVQRGRSVFPF, encoded by the coding sequence ATGTCCTCCTCCTTCTTCAGCGAGCTGGCACTCCAGTACATCGATGGCGAATGGCGCCCGGGCAGCGGTTCCTGGGACATCATCGACTTCAACCCGTACAACGAGGAGAAACTCGCCTCGATCACCGTCGCCACGGCCCGCGAGGTGGACCAGGCGTACCGTGCCGCGGAGCGGGCGCAGAAGGAGTGGGCCGGCACCAACCCGTACGCGCGGCGTTCGGTCTTCGAGCGGGCCCTGAGGATCATCGAGGACCGCGAGGACGAGATCGCCGAGGCCATCGTCGCCGAACTGGGCGGCACCCGGCTGAAGGCGGCCTTCGAACTGCACCTCGCCAAGGAGTTCCTGCGCGAGGCGATCCAGCTGGCGCTGCGTCCCGAGGGACGCATCCTGCCGTCCCCGGTGGACGGCAAGGAGAACCGGGTCTACCGGCTCCCGGTCGGTGTGGTGGGCGTCATCAGCCCCTTCAACTTCCCCTTCCTGCTGTCGATCAAGTCGGTCGCGCCGGCGCTGGCGCTCGGGAACGCGGTCGTCCTCAAGCCGCACCAGAACACGCCGATCTGCGGCGGTTCCCTGGTCGCCAAGGTCTTCGAGGACGCCGGCCTGCCCGCCGGACTGCTCAACGTGGTGATCACCGACATCGCCGAGATCGGCGACGCGCTGATAGAGCACCCGGTGCCCAAGGTCATCTCCTTCACCGGCTCCGACCGGGTGGGCCGGCACGTCGCCACCGTCTGTGCGGCCAACTTCAAGCACGCCGTCCTCGAACTGGGCGGCAACAGCGCCTTCATCGTGCTCGACGACGCCGACATCGACTACGCGGTCGACGCCGCGGTCTTCAGCCGGTACGTGCACCAGGGCCAGGTGTGCATGGCCGCGAACCGCATCCTCGTGGACCGCAGGGTGGAGAAGGAGTTCACCGAGAAGCTCGTCGCCAAGGTGCGGACCCTGAAGGTGGGGGACCCGGCCGACCCCGGGACGCACATCGGCCCGCTGATCAACTCGCTCCAGGCGGAGGCCGTGTCCAGCCTGGTCGAGCAGTCGGTCGAGGCGGGTGCCACCGCTCTGCTGCGCGGCCGGACGGAGGGCAACGTGGTGTCCCCGTCGGTGCTGACCGGACTCCCGGCCGACTCGCCCGTGCTGTCCCAGGAGATCTTCGGCCCGGTGGTGCTGCTCATCCCGTTCGAGGGCGAGGATGAGGCGGTCCGGATCGCCAACGACACCCCGTACGGCCTCAGCGGCGCCGTCCACACCGGTGACATCGAGCGCGGCGTGGCGCTGGCCCAGCGCATCCACACCGGGATGATCCACATCAACGACTCCACCGTGCACGACGAGCCGATCGTGCCGTTCGGCGGCGAGAAGTCGTCCGGCATCGGGCGGCTGAACGGCGAGGCGATGGTCGAGGTCTTCACCACCCAGAAGTGGATCTCGGTGCAGCGGGGCCGTTCGGTCTTCCCGTTCTGA
- a CDS encoding glutamate decarboxylase — MALHKVGMRPEASEERRRLSINPFYGEADPLGSMVLAPPQHRLPDGPMAPSAAYQFVHDELMLDGNSRLNLATFVTTWMEPEAGRLMAECRDKNMIDKDEYPRTAELERRCVAMLADLWHAPDPEATVGCSTTGSSEACMLAGMALKRRWAHRNRDRYPGAGARPNLVMGVNVQVCWDKFCNFWEVEPRLVPMEGDRYHLDPQAAADLCDENTIGVVAVLGSTFDGSYEPVQEVCSALDALQERTGLDIPVHVDGASGAMVAPFLDEDLAWDFRLPRVASINTSGHKYGLVYPGVGWALWRSPDNLPDELVFRVNYLGGDMPTFALNFSRPGAQVVAQYYTFIRLGRDGYRAVQQTARDVARTLAEKIDCLGDFRLLTRGDQLPVFAVTTNPEIRNFDVFDVARRLRESGWLVPAYTFPPNREDLSVLRFVCRNGFSADLAELLVEDLQRALPELRAQSAPQSKDKAAATGFHH, encoded by the coding sequence ATGGCACTGCACAAGGTCGGTATGCGTCCCGAGGCGAGCGAGGAACGGCGCAGGCTGTCGATCAACCCGTTCTACGGGGAGGCCGACCCCCTGGGGTCGATGGTCCTGGCACCGCCCCAGCACCGGCTGCCCGACGGGCCCATGGCGCCCTCGGCGGCCTACCAGTTCGTGCACGACGAGCTGATGCTGGACGGCAACTCACGTCTCAACCTGGCCACGTTCGTGACGACGTGGATGGAGCCGGAGGCCGGGAGGCTGATGGCCGAGTGCCGGGACAAGAACATGATCGACAAGGACGAGTACCCGCGGACCGCCGAACTGGAGCGGCGGTGCGTGGCGATGCTCGCCGACCTCTGGCACGCCCCGGACCCGGAGGCCACGGTGGGCTGCTCCACGACCGGCTCGAGCGAGGCGTGCATGCTCGCGGGGATGGCGCTGAAGCGGCGGTGGGCGCACCGCAACCGGGACCGGTACCCCGGCGCCGGCGCCCGGCCCAACCTGGTCATGGGCGTCAACGTGCAGGTCTGCTGGGACAAGTTCTGCAACTTCTGGGAGGTGGAGCCCCGCCTGGTCCCGATGGAGGGCGACCGCTACCACCTCGACCCGCAGGCGGCGGCCGACCTCTGCGACGAGAACACCATCGGTGTGGTCGCCGTCCTGGGGTCCACCTTCGACGGGTCGTACGAGCCGGTCCAGGAGGTCTGCTCGGCACTGGACGCCCTCCAGGAGCGCACCGGCCTGGACATTCCGGTGCATGTGGACGGGGCCTCCGGCGCGATGGTCGCCCCCTTCCTGGACGAGGACCTGGCCTGGGACTTCAGGCTGCCGCGAGTGGCCTCGATCAACACCTCGGGGCACAAGTACGGACTGGTGTACCCGGGGGTCGGCTGGGCGCTGTGGCGCTCCCCGGACAACCTGCCCGACGAACTGGTCTTCCGGGTGAACTACCTGGGCGGCGACATGCCGACGTTCGCGCTCAACTTCTCCCGGCCCGGGGCCCAGGTGGTGGCGCAGTACTACACCTTCATCCGGCTCGGCCGGGACGGCTACCGGGCGGTCCAGCAGACGGCCCGGGACGTGGCGCGGACCCTGGCCGAGAAGATCGACTGCCTGGGTGACTTCCGGCTGCTCACCCGCGGGGACCAGCTGCCGGTGTTCGCCGTGACGACGAACCCGGAGATCAGGAACTTCGACGTGTTCGACGTCGCACGGCGGCTGCGGGAGAGCGGCTGGCTGGTGCCGGCCTACACCTTCCCGCCCAACCGGGAGGATCTCTCGGTGCTGCGCTTCGTCTGCCGCAACGGCTTCTCGGCGGACCTCGCCGAGCTGCTGGTGGAGGACCTGCAGCGGGCCCTGCCGGAACTGCGGGCCCAGAGCGCGCCGCAGAGCAAGGACAAGGCGGCCGCCACCGGCTTCCACCACTGA
- a CDS encoding helix-turn-helix domain-containing protein, with translation MRRILLGSQLRRLRESRGITREAAGYSIRASESKISRMELGRVSFKARDVEDLLTLYGVTDEAERGSLLGLAKEANVAGWWHSFGDVLPGWFQTYIGLEGAASLIRIYEVQFVHGLLQTEAYAHAVVERGMPGAPAAEIDRRVALRLERQKALVSEQAPRFHAVLDEAALRRPYGDRSVMQGQLRHLIEVSEQPNITLQIMPFSFGGHAGESGAFTMLRFPESDLSDIVYLEQLTSALYLDKPEEVAQYERAMERLREDSPGPDESRDLLRGLLQLT, from the coding sequence GTGCGCCGCATCCTGCTGGGCTCGCAGCTGAGGCGCCTTCGGGAGTCGCGCGGCATCACCCGCGAGGCGGCGGGCTATTCGATCCGTGCGTCCGAATCCAAGATCAGCCGAATGGAGTTGGGGCGGGTCAGCTTCAAGGCCAGAGACGTCGAGGACCTCCTCACGCTCTACGGCGTCACGGACGAGGCGGAGCGCGGGTCACTGCTCGGTCTCGCCAAGGAGGCCAACGTGGCCGGCTGGTGGCACAGCTTCGGCGATGTGCTGCCCGGCTGGTTCCAGACGTACATCGGCCTGGAGGGCGCCGCCTCGCTCATCCGGATCTACGAGGTCCAGTTCGTCCACGGCCTGCTGCAGACCGAGGCGTACGCCCACGCCGTCGTCGAACGCGGTATGCCCGGCGCACCGGCCGCCGAGATCGACCGCCGGGTCGCGCTGCGCCTGGAGCGCCAGAAGGCCCTCGTCTCCGAGCAGGCACCCCGCTTCCACGCCGTCCTGGACGAGGCCGCGCTGCGCCGCCCCTACGGCGACCGGTCGGTGATGCAGGGCCAGTTGCGGCATCTGATCGAGGTCTCCGAGCAGCCGAACATCACCCTCCAGATCATGCCGTTCAGCTTCGGCGGCCACGCGGGCGAGTCCGGGGCGTTCACGATGCTGCGCTTCCCGGAGTCGGACCTCTCCGACATCGTCTACCTGGAGCAGCTGACGAGCGCGCTGTACCTCGACAAACCCGAGGAGGTGGCGCAGTACGAGCGGGCGATGGAGCGCCTCCGGGAGGACAGCCCCGGGCCGGACGAGAGCCGTGACCTTCTCCGAGGACTGCTCCAACTGACGTGA
- a CDS encoding bifunctional 3'-5' exonuclease/DNA polymerase: MNERWALAPAEDGGAVLVPLGPDGLPAGEVRREADLVTAVRSRPEVGRWVWRSTAEIYPRLLAAGVRVERCYDIEDAELLLLGSEGRHGEPRSAAAAWARLRRAPVPDDPPPRAAVPGAQSSLFEPEPVAVPFTGLLEVYAEQQRRHEGTEHPGRMRLLTAAESAGMLVASEMNRSGLPWRDDVHRDVLRELLGERYAGGGEPRRLAELADEVSAAFGHRVRPDLPADVVRAFARAGVKVRSTRRWELEEIDHPAVRPLIAYKKLYRIWTAHGWSWLQDWVRDGRFRPEYLPGGTVSGRWTTNGGGALQIPKVLRRAVVADDGWRLVVADADQMEPRVLAAISRDPGLMEVAAHDDDLYTRLSDRAFSGDRDHAKIALLGAVYGQTSGDGLKNLAALRRRFPRAVGYVDDAARAGEEGRLVRTWLGRTSPPAAGARDDDEAGIPQENDDTPARNEFAPGYASTNARARGRFTRNFVVQGSAADWALLLLAALRRATADMRAELVFFQHDEVIVHCPAEEAEAVVRAIRAAGELAGRIAFGETPVRFPFTTAVVERYADAK; this comes from the coding sequence GTGAACGAACGGTGGGCCCTGGCCCCGGCCGAGGACGGCGGAGCGGTGCTCGTACCGCTCGGCCCGGACGGGTTGCCCGCCGGAGAGGTGCGCAGGGAGGCCGATCTCGTCACCGCGGTGAGGTCGCGGCCGGAGGTCGGCCGGTGGGTGTGGCGGTCCACGGCCGAGATCTACCCACGGCTGCTGGCGGCCGGCGTGAGGGTCGAGCGGTGCTACGACATCGAGGACGCCGAGCTGCTCCTGCTCGGGTCCGAAGGCCGCCACGGTGAGCCGCGTTCCGCGGCCGCCGCCTGGGCGCGGCTGCGGCGCGCCCCCGTTCCGGACGACCCGCCGCCGCGCGCCGCCGTGCCGGGCGCGCAGTCGTCGCTGTTCGAACCGGAGCCCGTGGCCGTGCCCTTCACGGGTCTGCTGGAGGTCTACGCCGAGCAGCAGCGACGGCACGAGGGCACCGAGCACCCCGGCCGGATGCGGTTGCTGACGGCCGCCGAGTCGGCGGGGATGCTGGTCGCCTCGGAGATGAACCGGTCGGGGCTGCCCTGGCGGGACGACGTCCACCGGGACGTACTGCGCGAGCTGCTCGGGGAGCGGTACGCGGGCGGGGGCGAGCCGCGCCGCCTCGCCGAGCTCGCGGACGAGGTCTCGGCCGCGTTCGGGCACCGGGTGCGCCCCGATCTGCCCGCGGACGTCGTCAGGGCGTTCGCCCGGGCCGGGGTCAAGGTGCGGTCGACCCGGCGCTGGGAACTGGAGGAGATCGACCACCCGGCCGTACGTCCGCTGATCGCCTACAAGAAGCTGTACCGGATCTGGACGGCCCACGGCTGGAGCTGGCTGCAGGACTGGGTGCGGGACGGCCGCTTCCGCCCGGAGTACCTGCCCGGCGGCACCGTGTCCGGCCGCTGGACCACCAACGGCGGCGGCGCTCTGCAGATCCCCAAGGTGCTCCGGCGTGCCGTGGTCGCGGACGACGGCTGGCGGCTCGTGGTCGCCGACGCCGACCAGATGGAGCCCAGGGTGCTCGCCGCGATCTCCCGCGACCCGGGGCTGATGGAGGTCGCCGCACACGACGACGACCTGTACACCCGGCTGTCGGACCGGGCGTTCTCCGGGGACCGCGACCACGCCAAGATCGCGCTGCTCGGCGCCGTCTACGGCCAGACCAGCGGCGACGGGCTGAAGAACCTCGCGGCGCTGCGCCGCCGCTTCCCCCGCGCGGTCGGCTATGTGGACGACGCGGCACGCGCCGGCGAGGAGGGCCGCCTCGTTCGCACCTGGCTGGGCCGAACCAGCCCGCCGGCGGCCGGTGCCCGCGACGACGACGAAGCCGGTATCCCCCAGGAGAACGACGACACCCCGGCCCGGAACGAGTTCGCCCCGGGCTACGCCTCGACGAACGCCCGCGCCCGCGGCAGGTTCACCCGCAACTTCGTCGTCCAGGGCAGCGCCGCGGACTGGGCGCTGCTGCTCCTCGCCGCACTCCGCAGGGCGACCGCGGACATGCGCGCCGAACTGGTCTTCTTCCAGCACGACGAGGTGATCGTGCACTGCCCGGCCGAGGAGGCCGAGGCGGTGGTGCGGGCGATCCGCGCCGC
- the rpsR gene encoding 30S ribosomal protein S18 produces MPKRRSERTPVKSRPNPLEAAGVTYIDYKDTDLLRRFLSDRGKIRSRRVTRVTAQQQRLLARAIKNAREMALLPYASAPR; encoded by the coding sequence ATGCCCAAGCGCCGATCCGAGCGCACGCCCGTGAAGTCCCGCCCCAACCCGCTGGAGGCGGCGGGCGTCACCTATATCGACTACAAGGACACCGACCTGCTCCGCAGGTTCCTCTCCGATCGAGGCAAGATCCGCAGCCGCCGGGTGACCCGGGTGACGGCCCAGCAGCAGCGTCTGCTCGCCAGGGCGATCAAGAACGCGCGGGAGATGGCCCTGCTGCCGTACGCGTCGGCGCCGCGCTGA
- a CDS encoding ATP-binding protein — translation MGTNGSTMLEPLRQGLPPIDPAAVSSSATCALPARYEAVRGARKFTSRTLTRWELDERFDDVALVVSELVTNALRHALPADAPRDQETPVRLHLMRWTSRLVCAVRDPSEESPVAGEAEDSAECGRGLFLVDSFSDSWGWHPLAGPLTGKVVWALFRLPPA, via the coding sequence ATGGGAACGAATGGATCGACCATGCTCGAGCCGTTACGGCAGGGCCTTCCGCCGATCGACCCCGCGGCCGTGTCCAGCTCCGCCACCTGCGCGCTGCCCGCCCGCTACGAAGCGGTGCGCGGCGCCCGGAAGTTCACCAGCAGGACGCTGACCCGGTGGGAACTCGACGAGCGCTTCGACGACGTCGCCCTCGTCGTCTCCGAACTGGTCACCAACGCGCTTCGGCACGCCCTGCCCGCGGACGCCCCGCGCGACCAGGAAACCCCGGTGCGGCTCCATCTGATGCGCTGGACCAGCCGGCTGGTCTGCGCCGTGCGCGACCCCAGCGAGGAGAGCCCGGTGGCCGGCGAGGCGGAGGACTCCGCCGAGTGCGGCCGGGGACTGTTCCTCGTCGACTCCTTCAGCGACAGCTGGGGCTGGCACCCGCTGGCGGGGCCGCTCACCGGGAAGGTCGTCTGGGCGCTGTTCCGCCTGCCGCCGGCGTGA
- a CDS encoding DUF2786 domain-containing protein — protein sequence MERALGGALYADDDDALDLGASLLAAAPPDADAELVRRGEEFVRRAWERGWQPADVVRIVRRDLDERHVELAAALIAGEARRYGDDLPPRWRAQLDALPDGGSGRRPADRFSHATAVLRLYRLLARLPAIEPVGPVPGSPVHRRSPSAGTEPRMLTRIRALLAKAEATGYPEEAEALTAKAQELMARHSIDDAVLAARTHRADAPAACRIGVDPPYETAKAILLDVVASANRCRAVWNSGLGFSTVVGYETDLEAAELLYTSLLVQGTTAMTRAEASQRAGGRKRTKTFRQSFLLAYAHRIGDRLARATSHATRDTAGGDLLPALAARDVAVADHAERLFPDTVRTRVRGATDAAGWHDGTAAADSARVRGPDRRGELPR from the coding sequence GTGGAGCGTGCGCTCGGCGGGGCGCTGTACGCCGATGACGACGACGCGCTCGACCTCGGCGCCTCACTGCTGGCCGCCGCGCCGCCCGACGCCGACGCGGAGCTGGTCCGGCGCGGCGAGGAGTTCGTGCGCCGGGCGTGGGAGCGCGGCTGGCAGCCTGCGGATGTCGTACGGATCGTCCGCCGCGACCTCGACGAGCGCCATGTGGAGCTGGCCGCCGCCCTGATCGCCGGGGAGGCCCGGCGCTACGGGGACGATCTGCCGCCGCGATGGCGTGCGCAGCTCGACGCACTGCCGGACGGGGGGAGCGGGCGGCGTCCCGCGGACCGGTTCTCGCACGCGACCGCCGTGCTCCGGTTGTACCGGCTCCTGGCACGGCTGCCGGCGATCGAGCCGGTGGGTCCGGTCCCGGGGTCACCCGTCCACCGGCGGTCCCCCTCCGCGGGCACCGAGCCGCGGATGCTCACCCGGATCCGCGCTCTCCTCGCCAAGGCGGAGGCCACCGGCTATCCGGAGGAGGCGGAGGCGCTGACCGCGAAGGCTCAGGAACTGATGGCGCGCCACAGCATCGACGACGCGGTGCTCGCGGCCCGCACCCATCGTGCGGACGCGCCGGCCGCCTGCCGGATCGGCGTCGACCCCCCGTACGAGACGGCCAAGGCGATCCTGCTGGACGTGGTGGCCTCGGCGAACCGCTGCCGCGCGGTCTGGAACAGCGGCCTCGGCTTCTCGACGGTCGTCGGCTACGAGACGGACCTGGAGGCGGCGGAGCTGCTGTACACCTCCCTGCTGGTGCAGGGCACGACGGCGATGACCCGCGCCGAGGCGTCCCAGCGGGCCGGTGGACGCAAGCGGACGAAGACGTTCCGGCAGTCGTTCCTGCTGGCCTACGCGCACCGCATCGGTGACCGGCTGGCGCGGGCGACGTCCCACGCGACGCGGGACACGGCCGGGGGAGACCTGCTGCCGGCCCTCGCGGCCCGCGACGTCGCCGTCGCCGACCACGCCGAACGCCTCTTCCCGGACACGGTCCGCACCCGCGTCCGCGGTGCCACGGACGCGGCAGGCTGGCACGACGGCACCGCGGCGGCCGACAGCGCCCGGGTGCGCGGCCCGGACCGCCGCGGCGAGCTCCCCCGCTAG
- a CDS encoding type B 50S ribosomal protein L31 codes for MKPGIHPAYGPVVFRDRAAGFAFLTRSTMTSDRTVEWEDGNTYPVVDVEISSASHPFYTGTARVLDTAGRVERFERRYRRHGAR; via the coding sequence ATGAAGCCAGGAATCCATCCGGCCTACGGCCCCGTCGTCTTCCGCGACCGAGCCGCCGGATTCGCCTTTCTCACCCGCTCGACGATGACGAGCGACCGGACCGTCGAGTGGGAGGACGGCAACACCTACCCCGTCGTGGACGTGGAGATCTCCTCCGCGAGCCACCCCTTCTACACCGGCACCGCGCGGGTTCTCGACACCGCGGGCCGGGTCGAGCGCTTCGAGCGGCGCTACCGACGGCACGGGGCCCGGTGA
- a CDS encoding sugar O-acetyltransferase produces the protein MGENKQRMLAGDWYLPDDPELAADSERRSRLCAAYNAEGGDPPAARDAVLAELLGSVGPGVRIRPPFRCDFGYHIRIGEGTFVNFGAVFLDVAPITIGAHCQFGPDVQLLTPSHDLDARRRREGWERGDPITVGDNVWLGGGVIVCPGVTIGDDTVVGAGAVVTRDLPAGVLAVGNPARVIRTLT, from the coding sequence ATGGGTGAGAACAAGCAGCGCATGCTGGCAGGAGACTGGTACCTCCCCGACGACCCCGAACTCGCCGCCGACAGCGAACGGCGCTCCCGGCTCTGCGCGGCGTACAACGCCGAGGGCGGCGACCCGCCCGCCGCACGGGACGCCGTCCTCGCCGAACTCCTCGGCTCCGTCGGCCCCGGCGTCCGCATCCGCCCGCCGTTCCGGTGCGACTTCGGCTACCACATCCGCATCGGCGAGGGCACGTTCGTCAACTTCGGGGCCGTGTTCCTGGACGTCGCGCCCATCACGATCGGCGCACACTGCCAGTTCGGCCCCGACGTCCAGCTGCTCACTCCCTCCCACGACCTGGACGCGAGGCGCCGCCGCGAGGGCTGGGAGAGGGGGGACCCGATCACGGTCGGCGACAACGTCTGGCTCGGCGGGGGCGTCATCGTCTGCCCCGGCGTGACGATCGGGGACGACACGGTGGTCGGAGCCGGGGCCGTCGTCACCAGGGACCTGCCCGCCGGGGTGCTGGCGGTGGGCAACCCGGCGCGGGTGATCCGCACCCTCACCTGA
- a CDS encoding CobW family GTP-binding protein encodes MEGTLPVAIVGGLHSDARAAVVARLLTAVGGSVALHHDLSTAVRGTVRRSVRDATGVLSGGEAPLVNDCACCALREDLVPELERLADGGLTRLAVVELWDSVEPKAMAEVVAAHGDRLRVTSVITAVDPSLLLPYLANGDDLAEAGLAAAPNDRRTVADTWARQLEYAPVLALVGGDEADEEDRALLAQLHPTARRVAVDGDDLAAAALAGFDVEAAAAAQHPACALLPQEADECGVGTYVWHRRRPFHPERLYAALEDLTCVAARSRGRFWLADRPDTLLAWDAAGGALCVESVGPWLASLPDAAWEMVPPVRRAAAALDWHPEHGDRCQHLVFTSPGLDREGLTELLDSCLLTDAEYAAGAEAWKRLPPAFDSLLEV; translated from the coding sequence ATGGAGGGAACGCTCCCCGTCGCGATCGTCGGCGGACTGCACTCCGACGCACGAGCCGCCGTGGTCGCCAGGCTGCTGACCGCCGTGGGCGGCAGCGTCGCCCTCCACCACGACCTGTCGACCGCCGTCCGCGGCACGGTCCGGCGCAGCGTCCGGGACGCGACCGGCGTCCTGTCCGGCGGCGAGGCGCCGCTCGTCAACGACTGCGCCTGCTGCGCCCTGCGCGAGGACCTCGTGCCGGAGCTGGAACGGCTCGCCGACGGCGGCCTGACCCGGCTGGCCGTCGTCGAGCTCTGGGACTCGGTGGAGCCGAAGGCGATGGCCGAGGTCGTCGCGGCCCACGGCGACCGGCTGAGGGTCACGAGCGTGATCACGGCCGTCGACCCCTCCCTCCTGCTGCCGTATCTCGCGAACGGCGACGACCTGGCGGAGGCGGGACTGGCCGCCGCCCCGAACGACCGGCGCACGGTCGCCGACACCTGGGCGCGCCAGCTGGAGTACGCACCCGTGCTCGCCCTCGTCGGCGGGGACGAGGCAGACGAGGAGGACCGGGCCCTGCTGGCCCAGTTGCACCCGACGGCCCGCCGGGTGGCGGTGGACGGCGACGACCTGGCCGCGGCCGCCCTGGCCGGCTTCGACGTGGAGGCCGCCGCGGCGGCGCAGCACCCGGCGTGCGCGCTGCTTCCGCAGGAGGCGGACGAGTGCGGGGTCGGGACGTACGTCTGGCACCGCCGGCGGCCGTTCCACCCGGAGCGGCTGTACGCGGCGCTGGAGGACCTGACCTGCGTCGCGGCCCGCAGCCGGGGCCGGTTCTGGCTGGCCGACCGGCCCGACACGCTGCTGGCGTGGGACGCGGCCGGGGGAGCGCTCTGCGTCGAGAGCGTGGGCCCCTGGCTGGCCTCCCTGCCCGACGCGGCCTGGGAGATGGTCCCGCCCGTGCGCCGGGCCGCGGCGGCGCTGGACTGGCATCCGGAGCACGGCGACCGCTGCCAGCACCTGGTCTTCACCTCGCCGGGGCTGGACCGCGAGGGCCTGACGGAACTGCTCGACTCCTGCCTGCTGACCGATGCCGAGTACGCCGCCGGCGCCGAGGCGTGGAAGCGCCTGCCGCCGGCCTTCGACTCCCTCCTGGAGGTATGA